GACGCTGGGTACAGGAAAAGTCTAGGAAAAAATGCGCCCAAAGTGTTCCCTGTTTTCGCGGAAAAACACTGGTTGCGGGTAAGATTATTGCGTGGTTGACCATTTGGACAGAAGTATTTTGCGCTACCTCAAAGAGGATGGCCGCATGACGGCGACAGCGCTCGCGGCCAAGGTGGGGTTGACCGTGGCGCCCTGCCACCGGCGGCTCCGCGACCTGGAGGCGTCCGGCGTCATCCGCGGCTACCGGGCGGAGATCGATCCGGCCGCCGTGGGGCTCGGGTTCGAGGCGATAGTGTTCGTCACGCTGCGGCAGGTGGACCGCGCCACGATGGAGATCTTCGAGAACCGGGTGGCGGACAACCCGAATATCGTGGAGGCCCAGCGGTTGTTCGGCTCGCCCGATTACCTGCTCAAGGTCATCGCCGAGGACCTGCCCGCCTACCAGCGCTTCTATGACAGCGAGCTGACCTCGCTGCCGGGGGTCGAGCGCCTGACGTCGACACTGGTCATGAAGAACCTGAAGACCAATACCGGGCCGCCCGTCTAGTACTACAGTCGCGTTTAATTTTGGCCGTATCGGCGGTTTAACCGGACTTTCCGCTCGCGGCCTGTTAATCGTTGGTGGTGAGTGATGATATTTGTGTGGCGGACGTAGAAGAGTGGGCCGATGGTCTGGAAGAAATCGGCGATCTGATTGGGCGGCGGTTTGTCCGGTCGGAACCGCGGCGGAACGCTGTGGGGTATGTGCGAGGGCTGCTTTCGGATGAGGAACGCAAGAATTCCTGGACGCTGTCCGAACGCGCCGGGCACGGCACCCCGGATGGCATGCAACGCCTGCTCTCGACCACCGACTGGGACCCGGATGCCGTGCGGGATGACCTGTTCACCTACGTCAACCGCCACCTGGGCGATCCCGACGGGATCCTGATCATTGACGAGACTGGATTCCTCAAGAAGGGCGCCGCCTCAGCCGGGGTCGCACGCCAGTATTCGGGCACCGCCGGGCGCGTGGAGAACTGCCAGATCGGGGTGTTCCTGACGTACTCCGCCCCGGCCGGGCGCACCCTGCTGGACCGGGAACTCTACCTGCCCAAAGCCTGGGCCGATGACCGGGAAAGATGCACCCGGGCCGGGATCCCCAAAACCCGGGAATTCGCCACGAAACCGGCACTGGCAGCGGACATGATCGACCGCGCCCTGGATGCCGGGATCCTTGCCCGCTGGGCCACCGGGGACGCGGTCTATGGGCAGCACACGGGGCTGCGCCGCCGTCTGGAAGCCAGGGGGTTGCACTACGTGCTGGCGGTTCCCATGAACCAGAACGTCATCGCCCCCACAGTCGGGATCGGCGAGCAATGGCGCGCGGATAAACTCATCGCCTCGCTGCGCACCAATGCCTGGCGGACCAGGACCGCCGGCGCCGGGACCAAGGGCGACCGCCGGTATTCCTGGGCACGAACCCGCATCAACGGACCCGCCGAAACAGGGGAACACTGGCTACTGGCCCGCCGCTCCCTGAAAGACCCCTCCGATCTGGCTTACTACATCTGCCATGGCCCGAACCGCGTCTCGCTGGCCGAGCTGGTGCGGATCGCCGGCGCCCGCTGGGCCATCGAGGAAACCTTCCAAACTTCCAAAGGAGAAACCGGACTGGACCACTACCAAGTGCGCCAATACACCGGCTGGTACCGCCACATCACCCTCTCCATGTTCGCCCAGGCCTTCCTGACCGTGGTCCGCTCCAAAAAAGGGGCCCTGCCGCCGAAACCGCGGAACTGATCCGGCTCTCACTGCCTGAAATCAGGCGCCTGCTGGTCCGAATGGTCTGGCACCGGACCACCGCCCCCGAACAAGTCCTGGAACACTCAACCTGGCGACGAAAACACCAACACCGCGCACGACATAGTCATTACAAAGCCCGCGGACACACCCCATAAACGCGACTGTAGTACTAGGGCGTGTCTCCCAATTGGTGCTTGTCAGCTTTGGCATGCTGGAATCATGTCGCGTACTGCCGTCCTGACCGATGCCCAATGGGAGCGGATTGAACCGTTGATGCCCAGTTCCGACGGGAGCCGTGGGCGGCCGTTCCAGGACCACCGTCTGATCGTCGAAGGCATCATCTACCGTTTCCGGGCGGGAATTCCCTGGCGGGACCTGCCGGAGACCTTCGGCCCGTGGCAGACCGTCTGGAAACGCCACCGCCGCTTCAGCGGCGACGGCACCTGGGACAAGATTCACTCCCGGATCCTGGCGGAGGCCGACGCGGCCGGGATGATCGATTGGGAGGTCTCCGTGGACTCCACGGTCAACCGGGCCCACCAGCACGCCACGAACCTCACCCGCCACACAGGGGGACCTGTCGAATTACATGAATCTGTTGGAGGAACCGCCTGATCACGGGATCGGCCGGTCCCGCGGCGGGCTGACAACGAAAATCCATCACCTCTGCGACGGCAAGATGCGCCCGCTGGTCATGTTGCTCGGTCCCGGGCAGGGCGGGGACTCCCCAATGTTCCCGCACCTGCTGGACTCCCTCAGCGTTCCCCGGCTGGGTCCGGGCAGGGCCCGTTCCCGCCCGGACCGTGCCCTGGCGGACAAGGCCTACTCCTCCAATGCCAACAGGGAACTTCTGCGCCGGCGCGGCATCCAGGCGGTAATCCCGGAACGCTCCGATCAGGAAGCGAACCGCAAACGCCGCGGCAGCAAAGGCGGCAGACCAGTAGGGCTGGACAAGGAAGCCTACAAACGGCGAAACGTCGTCGAACGGTCCTTGAACATCTTCAAACAATGGCGCGGCCTCGCCACCCGCTACGACAAGCTCGCCCTGACCTACCGCGGCGGAGTCGTCCTCCGCGCCATCACCATCTGGCTCAAGGAATTAAGAGACATGCCCTAGGCCACACGGGTGCTGTTCCGGGACTGCCGGGCGGGGACTCAGACGCCCAGCAGCCCTGTGGTCCGGTACGGGATGACTTCGCGCAGGAACATGCTGGTGGACGTTCGCACGATTCCCGGGCAAAGCCGGATCTCTTCGGAGACGCGGTACAAATCGTCCGGGCTTGTGGCCACCACCCGGATCAGCAGGTCGGTCTCCCCGGCCGGCGCGTGGCATTCGAGGACTTCGGGGATGTTCCGGAGCGCCGCAATTGCCTCATTCAGATGGCTCTGGTCCAGTTCCGCGCTCACCGACGCCGCCACGCCCCGGCCCAGCGCCGAGGGCAGCACGCGGCTGCTGTTGGGCCGGAGTGCGCCCGACGCCGTCATCCGCTCCAGGCGCGACTGCACGGTGCCGCGGGCCAGG
This DNA window, taken from Pseudarthrobacter sp. ATCC 49987, encodes the following:
- a CDS encoding Lrp/AsnC family transcriptional regulator, which produces MVDHLDRSILRYLKEDGRMTATALAAKVGLTVAPCHRRLRDLEASGVIRGYRAEIDPAAVGLGFEAIVFVTLRQVDRATMEIFENRVADNPNIVEAQRLFGSPDYLLKVIAEDLPAYQRFYDSELTSLPGVERLTSTLVMKNLKTNTGPPV
- a CDS encoding IS701 family transposase, yielding MADVEEWADGLEEIGDLIGRRFVRSEPRRNAVGYVRGLLSDEERKNSWTLSERAGHGTPDGMQRLLSTTDWDPDAVRDDLFTYVNRHLGDPDGILIIDETGFLKKGAASAGVARQYSGTAGRVENCQIGVFLTYSAPAGRTLLDRELYLPKAWADDRERCTRAGIPKTREFATKPALAADMIDRALDAGILARWATGDAVYGQHTGLRRRLEARGLHYVLAVPMNQNVIAPTVGIGEQWRADKLIASLRTNAWRTRTAGAGTKGDRRYSWARTRINGPAETGEHWLLARRSLKDPSDLAYYICHGPNRVSLAELVRIAGARWAIEETFQTSKGETGLDHYQVRQYTGWYRHITLSMFAQAFLTVVRSKKGALPPKPRN
- a CDS encoding Lrp/AsnC family transcriptional regulator is translated as MQELDGTDRRILLALDEDPRLPIMVLAQKLGLARGTVQSRLERMTASGALRPNSSRVLPSALGRGVAASVSAELDQSHLNEAIAALRNIPEVLECHAPAGETDLLIRVVATSPDDLYRVSEEIRLCPGIVRTSTSMFLREVIPYRTTGLLGV